From the Bacteroidales bacterium genome, the window ATTTGTATTTTTTATCTTTGCAATACTGCACCATTTCCACCAGTTCTTTTTGTGAGATCACCAAATAAGCCGTACCTGGTTCCACTTCATTTTCTTCTACGCGTTGTACTATGTCAAAATGTATCCCGTGGTCCTTACAGAAACGTTTGAAATACCTGATACTGCTCCGTGGATGAAAGGAGGAATCGGGAAAGTACAACACCAGTTTTTTATATTTCCGGATCATCGACCATCCCGACTCCAGACTGTCGTACATGGCTTGATCAAAATCCTGGCAGACATAAGCATAATTTTCTGCCTTATATTTTCCCCAATCCAGCATCAATAATTTTCCGGGATCGATCTTTTTCAATGTGTCACTGATCCGGTCGTTATTGAAATTCATTACCACATACATATTGTACCGTCCTAAGCTGTCGTTAATAACGGAATCGAAAACACGAAGGTTATAGTGGTGGAACAGGAGGTCAATGGTGTAGTTTTTTGGTAGATTACTCACTACCGAATTATAAAGTACATCCTTAAAAGGTGAAAATGTATCGAGCAGCATGAATACTTTATTGACCGTTCCTTTCACATAATAACCCTTGGATGCCGTAGAATCAATGATCCCCCGCCTTTTTAACTCCTGGTAAGCTTTGAAGACCGTATCACGGGCAATGGAATTTTCTTTGCTGATCTGATTAATGGATGGAAGAAAATCACCTGTTTTATATTGTTCTTCACTGATGGACATGATCAGTGCCTCAATCAACTGCTGAATTTTTGAGCTATCGGCTTTAAATTCAATTTTCATTCTTTTAAATCCATTAATGATTTATTATAAAGCAACATACAGCTATGCTGTGCTGTGCTGTGCTGATACGAAAATAGAAATTAATTATTGAAAATAAAAATTAATTAAAAAATAATTAAATGAACCACTCTACTCTTCGATTAATATTGGTTTTGAAAATGGTCAGGACAGGATAATGTTATTTTTGATCACCCTATTTAGCCCGTGTTTTGACCTACTCAGTCATGAAATTTAAAAGCATTTATGATAAAGAGTTTATGTGCTATAGGGTCTTGTTTTGTAGTTCTTTGTTTTTGAAAAAAATCATGATTACTTTTGTGTTTTTATTATATCCATTATCCGGGAAGTTTTAATTATCTTTCTATAAAAACCAAATAGCTTTATGGCTGAATCTAAGAAATCATCGAAAATAATGAATGTACTAAGAAAAATAATAAATCATTATATATTCAGGAATCTGGTGATTTTGTTCATTATCTGCCTGATGGTCTATTTTGGAGTATTGGTTATCTTACGGCATTATACACACCATGGAGAAGCTTTAGCTGTTCCTGAACTAAGAGGGTTAACTATGGAAGAAGCGCAAAAGGTGTTGTCTGAGAATAAAATGCGTGGACAGTTGGTCGATTCCGTATATATTACCTCTGCCAAACCTGGTGCTGTTGTAGGTCAGGATCCCGAACCAAAATTTAAGGTGAAGGAAAACAGGAATGTTTTTCTTACCATCAATGCCATTACTCCTGAAAAGGTAAAGATGCCGGATGTTGTCGGGATATCACTCAGGCAGGCAAAGAGTATACTCGAATTACAGGGGTTGAATGTGGGTGAGATCGTCTATATTCCGGATATTGCCAAGAATAATGTTTTAAAACAGACTTATAAAGGAAAAGAGATCAGAAAAGGAACGGAAGTCATCAAGGGTTCCGAGATAGATTTGGTCCTCGGCCGGGGATTGAGTGATGAAAGAACGGAAGTTCCCAATCTTAACGGGTTTTCTTTGTCAGATGCCCGTGATTACCTGACAAAATATTATCTCAATTTCGGCGTTATTTTATATGATGAATCGGTACTTACAAGTGCTGATTCTCTGAAGGCATTTATTTATCAGCAAAGACCAAGAGCTGATGTCGGCTCTACTCTTCAATTAGGATCTTCCATTGATGTATGGTTAACTGTTGATGAGACTAAGTCCCCTAATTATGTGGAAAAGGAAGATGGCGAAGAAACGAAATAACAGATGAAGAAATATCTCTTCGGTATATTGATTTCAGTAAATTGTATTTTTTTACAGGGACAGGCTCCTGTAACATTAGGGCTTGACCATAACCCTATCTTACAAAACCGTTCATCTAAGGGTACTTTATTGAAAAACGATATACAGGTCGATACTATTAGTTTGCCTTTTATTGACGATTTTTCCTATTATGCTACATCCAACTATCCCGATCCGTCATTATGGATGGACAGGAAAGTTTTCATCAACAACAATTATCCGGTACTTCCCCGTTCAAATGGAGTGGCTACTTTTGATGCATTGGATGAAAACGGGCAATTATATAATAATAAGGGAACCAGTTTTCGTGCCGACACCCTTACTTCGGGTCCGATCGATCTGGGCGGGTCAGATATGCTCAATGTTTACCTGAGTTTTTTTTACCAGCCGCAAGGTATTGGAGATGCCCCGGAAGAAGGAGATTCGCTGATTCTTCAGTTCAAATCATCTTCTGAAAGATGGGAAAACGTCTGGCGGATACCGGGAACGAAAAATCACCCTTTCAAACAAGTGTTGATACCGGTTATAGGTACGGATTATCTATATAAAGGATTTCAATTCAGGTTTGTAAATATTGTCAGTCTGAATCAGGATAAATTTAATGAAGGGAAGAAAGGAAATGCAGACCTGTGGCATATCGATTATGTCCGTTTGGATAAAAACAGAAATATCAATGATACAACCATGCTGGATGTTGCAATGGTCGCACCCATGAAATCGCTGATTAAAGGCTATCAGGCAATCCCATGGACCCATTATCCGGTGGCATTTTCCTATCTTCTGGAATCACAAATAGATATTACTTACCGTAACAACCATCATCTCGGGTATCTGGTGACCCGGGTATTTGAATCCACAGATCTCTATACATCGCAAGTGACTCCTATCGGGAATGCCGGTGCGGAAAATATCCGTGAAGGACAGGTGATAACCTATACCGAAGAGGTACTTGATCCGTTCATTACACCCTTTACCGATTCTGCTTTATTTGAGATTAAGGGATATCTTCGAACTGATGAATACGACCGCAAGGAAAACGATACCGTTCGTTTCTTACAGGTTTTTAAAAATTATTTTGCACGGGACGACGGTATTCCTGAAAGTGGATATGGTTACGAAGGCATCAATGCACAAGGGGCAGCCATTGCCTGCCGTTATGAAATGTTTATGCCCGATACGCTACAGGCCGTAGCCATGTATTTCAATCCTGTACAGGATAGTATAACACGCAAATATCGTTTCCGGATAGCTGTATGGAGAGATGATAAAGGCCGGCCGGGTGAACAGGTTTATCTGTCTTCGGAAGAGTATTCTCCTGAAGAAACCGGAAAGTACGTTCTTTATACTCTTGAAAAACCAGTGTATATAGACAGGTATTACTGGATAGGTTGGCAACAGGTTACAACGGGATTCTTAAATGTAGGATTTGATCTGAACTATAATGATAAGGGAAATCTTTGGTACAACAGTCCGGGTGTGTGGCAACAGGACTCCAATGATGGTACGTTAATGATACGTCCTTATGCAGGAAAACGTTCCGACTTCTCTACTTCATCCCCTCCTGTTATTGAAAAACGGCCGGAAAGCAGTCGTTTGATAGTATACCCTAACCCGGCTTCATATTATGTCCGGATTGAATTCGAATCGGACCAACCCATCAGTATTTCAGAGTACAATGTTGAAATATTCGGGGCTACCGGACAACTGCGTTACCGGTCTGCACTTACACAAAATCAGGTTGATATCAGTCAGTTGGAGCAGGGAATGTATGTTTTACGTCTCATCCACAGGAAAACAGGATATGTTCGTAAGCAAAGTTTTCTGATCGTCCGGTAATCCGGATCCGGTACATTATTTTCCTGCAATGGGATAAAAGGCATTTTCGATATGTTCTATTATGGTCTGATTTCCTATGATGATTGAAATAACATCAAAACGGACTTCCATCTCCATCTCATTTTCCTGGATGTACATGCCGGCAGCTTTAATCAATTGATGTTGTTTCCTGCGGGTAACGGAAACATACGGCTCAGCAACAGGATTTCCCGTACGGCATTTTACTTCTGCTATCACCAGTTCATTCCCTTTTGCGGCGATAATATCTATTTCCAGATGCTGATACCTCCAGTTGCGTTCTAGTATCCGATATCCATTTTCAGTCAGATATACAGTAGCGATATCCTCTCCTTTTTTCCCGGTTTCATTGTGTTCTGCCATGCATCACCGGGGATTATTCAGTGGATGGTTTCAATCAGGATTTTCGAGTCACATTCGGTACCATAGGTATAATGCATATCAGATTTACCTTTGACAGTTAGTTTACAGACCCCTTGTAAGGCTTTATAACAAGTCGACTTGAAAAGAAGGGTCTCACCTTCTGTACCCGATACGGTATTGGAATAGGTAAAGTTTGCGTCATCCCGTAGCATGCCGGTCATGGTTCCCGTAAAAGACCAGACATCGTCTTTAGGGTCGGCTTTTGTTTCCGCGCCTTCGATACGGGTATAACTCCCATTGGTTACATCACAGGTGATGATTACTTTTTTGTCATCCTCAAGGCTATGAATGGATGCAGTATTGAGCTTGTAGTCATAACGGTCGATCTGTGTTTCTCCTTCTGTGACAAACCTGCATGTAATGGGCATATTTCCTGTAACAATCTGTCCGTTAACTGAAAACCGGTTGGTTAGTTTGATGACGGCTGTTCTGCCGCTTTGCCCATAGACCTCTTTATCGGGCAGATCGATGGTAATGGTACCCATCAGTGTCATATCATTCAGGGACCATGCATTGTATTCAATGTCTACCACAAATTTCCCTTCCGACGGCTCTTTAAATGTGATGGTTTTCTTCCTTGATTCGTTTTCTTCTGTAATCGGATCCGTTGAATAGTTGTTTTTATCCACCAATGCCCAGGCATCTTCTGCCTCACGGAAAATAACAGAATAATAACTGGTTGCCCATACGACATCACCTACCATATCGATAGGCGTATATTCAACTTCATCATCGTCTTTTTTACAGGTAGGCAATAGTATGACAGCCAGTGCTACTATAATGATATTTTTTAACTTCATTTTCATTTGTTTATAATTTATTACGCTATGTTACTCGTGAGGTCAATTCTGCTGAGTTCGCTCCATGATTTTAAGTTCAGATGAACCCCGAAATCCAAAGGGTTCACCGAAAGTAACGGCTCAGCGGAGCTCAATACACCATAGATATTCATTACGGTTGATGAACAGTAATGTTCATGACATTTCAAGTTCTGTTTAACCCTATTATTTTTACGTTTAAGAAACATAATTGTTACAAAATTAGCAGAAAAGGAGCAGAAATCAAACTTCAATATTCCACAAATGGTCTTAATTGAAAAGTCCTATCGGCAAAGTAAGCCTTACCCCCATGCTACGGTATTCGAAATTTTCAAAGCCGACAAAAAAGCCGACATGCCAGATCAGTCCGATCGTATATCCGATTTCCATATAGTTCTTTATTTCCGGAGTATACAGGTAATTGACCTGAAGCCCTTCGGACCATAAACGGTCCCTGAAAAAAGGCAGGTATTTCAGCATCAGGTATGGTGTGGAAAAATAAGCATGGGCTTCAAGGTATTTATCAGATGTACTAAAACGATAATACTCCAACAGGTTGAATGTTTTGTCGCCGATCTGATTAATAACGATCGGTATCTCAGCTGTCCGGAAATGAACATAGTCTGGGAAATAAATATTCTTTCTGTTGACAAATGTTCCGGCTCCGACTACATACTTAAAATGCTGCATGATCCCTGTCTCAATAGTTTGAGCGATTCCGCCATACAACAGGTCGAAATCGCTGTCACTATTCAATACATCTTTTAAGCCTTTGCGCCAGCCTGCATAAAATGTAGGGAAATCAGAACGTACCATCCTTTTCCGGTTGGCCCGGTCAATCCGGTAGAAGAAACGTGGCGTATAATTGACGTGTAGATTAAAAGAAGTATTTGTGTGATGGGTCAATGGTAGTGTCAATTCATTATTTTTCGGTTCATTGGAAGTATACTCCCTTGAATCTTGATAGAAGAACGAATAATCGCTGTGGTTCTCCAGCATCCTTCTTTTTGAATACAGTAGGGTCATATCCAGCTGTAATCCATTGGCAATATCGATCCGGTTATTCACATGTGCGAATTCCTGGTCATATAATTTCATATAATTACGGCGGAAAAACAGTGACGATATGGTATTCTTAAGTGGAAGCATTCCCAGCAAACCATTAAAGTCCGTTGATTTGTGCCCGACAATTACCGACAGATTCCCTCTTCTTAACGGAGCATAGCTCAGATCGGATTTAACCTCCCACATTACTTTTTTCCGGTTGATCGCCCAGATCACTTCAGGGGTAATAGATAACCGGTTCTCCATCGGAGATTTCCCAAAATCCTTATAATAAGGAAGCCGTAGTCCGATATAAAAACCATCCACCGTGTTGAATCCCAGTTTTGACGATCTTAATCCCCGGTAACCCAGCGTTCCTGCTTTTCCCAGATGGATATCCGTACCCCATAATATTTTCCCTCCGGTTTGGAAAATATTTTTCGCCGGTTTGTTTTTCCGGGCAAGCGTATCGTTTGATAAAGGGATCTTCAGAGTGGCTTTCTCCTGATAACTCTTCAATTCATTGGGCATCAGCGGAACCGGACGTATCATATCCCAGGGCACTGTATCCCGTTTATTCGCGGCACTATCCATTTCCACTTTATAGTCATCATAATATGTTTCGCTCAGGTTCAGGGATTCTTTCTTTTTCTCTTTGGTACCCGTTTCTTTTTGCATCAAACGGGCTAACTTATATGCTTCCCTGTTGGATAGGTCATCTTTTTCCAGTATTTCCCTTATTTCTTTATTCACCTTACCGGCTGCCTTATTGGTGATTTCCGCTTCTGCGAGGTAAGCATCGCTATTTTGCACGGCTTTCCGTTGTTGTTCCGCCTGTAACAACACATCGGGTTTTTTTATAGAGGTACTCTCTTCAACATGGTGGTACTTTACCGAAGAGTTGTATCTGAATACACCCTTATTTCCTAATATCGACCCGTTAAAATCGATTCTGTGGGTAACCGGCAACCAAATGTTATCATTGACTTCATTGAAATAAATCTGTACACGGTAGTCACCACCAATGGGAAATTGTCCGGTCACATCTACCCTGTATACATTCCAGTAGCTATCGGCAATATAAATATAACCTGAGATCACCTGTTTTCCTTTGTGTCTGGGAATAATTTTTATTCTGTTGATGATCCGGTTATCTTCCTCTATAAACCCCTCATAACGGAATTTGTAGTGAGTAAAAGCACTGGATGATAACGGAGAAATGTTGGGAAGAATAGCTTTCGGATCATACACACTGACAGTGACCAATTCCATGATACTCCCGGAATTTTCATCCTGATTGGGAATATTTCCTGTCTTTTTCAATACTTTTTGCCTGTATTTGTTTGGTGCAGTAAATTCGATCTCATTATAAGTTTCTTCCAGATAGGTATTCCCTTCTTTGATCTCTTTTAACTGATCTCCTGCAAGCCTCTTGACCAATCCTGAAATTTTATCGACTTGCAGGGACCCTTTCAGGTATACTTCTGCTTTATATTCCGAGACCTGATTCAGATAATAAGGAGCCATGGCAATGGCCCGGCGCATAATGTCATAAGCAGGATCTTCGTTCTTATTGGAAATGATAACTTCTGCAATTTCATAGGCTTTTTCCTTTAGGAAGATATCAAGTTCAACTGTGCTTTTTCCGATAATTACTGAATGTGTCTGGGTTTCATAACCCAGGCATTGAAAAATACAGGTATATGTACCTTCCGGCATTTTCAATTCATAAGATCCGTTGTCATTGGCCGAGGTGCCCTGTTTTAACTCCTTGATATATAGCGATGCCGCTTCAACCGGATTGCCGTTGATATCGGTGATCCGGCCTTTTAATTCCTGTGCCTGAAGCTTCATTCCTAATAAAGAACAAAACAGAGATACAACAAAGAAATAACGGCATTTTCGAATGTGTGCAATCATCTCAGTGGATTGTTTCCGTAAAATTAAAATAAAAACGATACATAAAAGATTTTATTACATTTTTAGTACCGTAAAACCAACAGTGATACATGTGTGCAAAAAGGATGCCTTTTTCCAGGCTACGGAAAATAAAAAAGCCGTCCTAAAAAAGAACGGCTTTGCAAGCTGTGAGTTAAGATAATTATTAATCTAAAATTTTCAGGCGAATATTGCGGAACCATACGTCGTCACCATGATCCTGAAGACCAATATAGCCTTCGCGGTTCGGTCCGCCGCAATTGTTCAGCAATTCAAAAGCCAGAGGCCATTTTTCCTGACTGAATTTGCTGGCTTGAAGCATTTCAGTCCATTGGGGTGTCCATAAATGGTATTCTACTACATTTTCACCGTTCTGTGCATGAAGAACAGTGCCCTTGAATACAGTAATGGTGGTATTGTTCCATTCTCCAAATGGTTTTGAATTTTGGGGTTTTGCAGGGATCATATCATACAGCGAGGTGGACATACGGTTGCCATCTTTTCCCATTTTGGCATCTACATGGTTTACATTATCCAATACCTGGCTTTCGGGAGAAGAGATATAGATTGGTTGTCCTTTGATTTCCTGGGCCAGATAGAAGATACCGGAATTAGCACCCTTGGCAACTTTCCAATCAATAGACAATTCAAAGTTTTTGAATTTATGTCCGAAAATGATATCGCCACCGTCTTTTTCCTGGGCTTCACCACCACCGGTACCGTTAAATTTAATGGCACCTTCGTCAATCACCCATCTTCCGGGAACTTTATCTTTGTTGTAACCTCTCCATCCGTTAAAAGTTTTTCCGTCAAAAAGGACATAATATCCGTCCTTATCCATGGCGAACTTTTTCAGGTCATATTGGGTTTTTTCCAGAATGGTATATTCAGGAACACCATCTTTTTCGGGAACTACTACTTCTTTAGTAACAATTGTTACCGGTTCCCAAGGTTCAGCAGGAGTGCCTTTAGAGGAGCCACCGCCACAGGATGAGAGCGCAAACAAAATCATCAATGCGCCAACACCCATGTTGATACTTTTTACTTTCATATGATTTGGTTATTATTCGGTTAAGTGATTATTAAACAAGTAAATCCGCATGGGTTTAAAGCATGCGGATTTGTACTATTATTCATTAAAATTACGGCATGGCAGGTAATGACCAACCATCCCTGTAGGTATGCTTGATCAGATCTTCTGCAAATGGTTTTGCGTCAATAGAAATACTTGGCTTATTGAATGAAGGATGACCATCTACGATTTTGAAATCATCCGACAATACCATATTGAATTTATCGCTATCGCCGATATTGGTGAATTTCATATTAGGACCATCCCATAACAGTTCTTTGTTCAAAGCCTGTAAGCGAACACCCAATACACCCATTACTACCATTTCGTTGAATGGGCCTGCTTCTTTAAATGGTGATTTAGTTTCGATACGGGTTGCCGGATTTTCCTTACATGCACGTACCCAATCCATTTCATGTCCGCCCTCCATCGCTTTTTCCACACGACGTTCTGTCTTGGGTGCATTAGGAGTACGACCTGATAACAGCCAAGGCCTAACACCATAACAACCGCAGATCAACGTATCTTTGGTACCATAAAAGATAGCGGCACCACCAGAGTCATTCATATTTTTACCTTCTGGCCATCCGTTAGGCATCATCGGCTTGATTCCACCATCATACCAGCATACCTCTACTTCAGGATATTTCACCTTTTTGGTATTCATGTTGGCACGTGCAGGGAATGTAAATTTAACTGCCTGTGCAGTAGGAGCGCAATCAGTTAACAATAAAGTCGAACTACCCTGTACCTTTGTGGGATAACCCAATTTTAAGCCTTTAAATATCGGATGCATGATGTGGCAGGCCATATCTCCAAGTGCACCTGTTCCATACTCCCACCATCCGCGCCAGTTCCAGGGATGATAAATTTCATGGTAAGGACGCATTTTTGCAGGACCGGTAAACAGATCCCAATTCAGGGTATCAGGAACCCACATACCATTTTTTGGAGTGTTCAAGCCCTGAGGCCAGATAGGACGGTCGGTAAATGTATCTACCTTCTTTACCTCTCCGATTTCTCCATTCTGGATCCACTCGCAAACTAAGTCTACACCTTCTGCGGAACTACCCTGGTTACCCATAGAAGTAGCCACTTTATACTTTTCTGCCAGTTTGGTTAGTAAACGTGACTCATATACAGAATGGGTCAGGGGTTTCTGTACATAAACATGTTTACCCATGGTCATAGCTGTAGCAGCTATGATCGCATGTGTGTGATCTGCTGTTGCAACGATTACTGCGTCAATGGATTTACCCATTTCGTCATACATCTTACGCCAGTCCCAATATTTTTTCGCACCGGGGTTTTCTTTAAATACTTTATCAGTGTATTTCCAGTCGACATCACAAAGAGCAACGATATTCTCAGTAGGTTTCACTCTCTTCAGATTCGCATTACCCATGCCTCCTGCACCAACAACTGCGACATTCAATTTGTCACTCGGAGCTTGATGCCCTAAAACACTTCCCATCGCATGATTGGGTATCACGGTAAAAGCAGCAGCTGCTGTTGCCGATGTCCCAATAAAGGTCCTTCTTGATACTTTGTTTTTCATATTGATTTGTTGTTTTTGAACGAAATATTTATTGTAATATTATAGACAGACATGTAATGCAAATCGACACAAAGATTGCAAAAAAAAACAAGGATTAATATTTATTTTAACATTATTTAAGGTTTTTCTCTTTGGCTGAAGCAGGATGTAATTTTTAAGATTTTCAAAGATACTTTATTTGACAACAAGTAATACTACTTTTCTGCAATTTTTTTTATTCTCTGTAAATGTCTTCCTCCATCGAATGAAGTATTTAAAAATTCATCCACAATCGTATAGACCATTTCCTCTGAAATGAACCTGGCCGGTATCGAACAGATATTGGCATCATTGTGCGCCCGGGCCAGACGGCTTATTTCTGCATTCCAGCAAAGTGCTCCACGTATTCCCTTGTGTTTGTTCACTGTCATATTGATCCCGTTTCCGGTTCCACAAATAGAAATTCCCAGTTCGCAGGAACCTTGTTCCACAGCATTCGCCAGGGGATGTGCGAAATCGGGATAATCAACCGGATCAGGACTTTTCGAACCAAGATCATTGACGGTGTAGCCCTTTTGTTGTAAGTAATCTATTAATTTTAATTTTAGCTGATAACCGGCATGATCATTAGCAATTCCTATCGTTTTCATAAAAATATCCAGATAATATTGTATCGCAAATATACGGTTTTTCTTTTTGCGTCAACTTATTCATGATTAAATTCATATTTTCCTGCAGGGACTTCATAAATTACATAGCCGTCTTTTTCCTCTATTTTTTTTGCATGGCCGCTTTTCTCCACTCCTTTTGCAGGGAAATACACCAAAGCCGAGCTATTTGGCGGGACTTTGACTTTTAAAGATAAACGTCCGTTTTCCCGTTTCCAGTCAGTGGTGATTTTACCTACCGGAGAGTTGTAAGAGGCGTTTGCCCATGAGATATTTGATTCATCAATCATAGGAGGACGTATGATAAACTTACGGAATCCCGGATAATCCGGATTCCTCCTGATACCGGCTACTCCGTCAATATACCATGCTCCCGGATAGAGGTAAGAACTATGTAACAGGGAATGTCCCGGAAGGTCTTTTTCCCACATTTCCCAGATGGTGGTGGCGTCATTTTCCCTCATAAATCCCCAACTCGGATAAGTTGTCTGTGAAGTCATGGAATAAATAAGGTCGTCACGGCCAAGTTCGCGCAATAATTTGAAAAGCATGGCTCCGCCGGTGATCCCTACATTAATGTGTCCTTTACAATTGACCAGTATTTCTTTTTCAAGGCGTTCCATCACCTTGTCTTTTAGTCCGGCAGGAGGGATGTTTGCGAGCAATGCTACCGCCAGATTGCCCATCGACCGGTCAGAATAGCTGAAATCATCCGCGTTATAGTATTTGACATGTACCGCTTTCCTTACCGCTTCTGCCCGTTGATCCCATTCCGCAGCCTTTTCATTTTCACCCAATACCCGGGCTATATTTGCCGCAGTAGAGAGATTGAACACGTAGTAACAACTGTTGAAGCACTCGGCCTGTGGTTTGTTGTTGTTCATTCCCTCAGCCGTAGCTCCCGGCCACAGCCAATCGGCCAGGTAATCCCAATTGCCGCCCCAGCGTACCAGGATGTCATTCTTTGTATGGCCCTTAAGAAAATCCATCCATTTCACGATCAGTTCAAAATTTTCCCTTAGAATGCGTGTATCTCCTTCATGCTGATATATGAACCATGGCAATGTGACGACAATACCACCCCAGGAAGGACCACCACCACCATTGTTGGTGGGTGCGGTATGG encodes:
- a CDS encoding T9SS type A sorting domain-containing protein, with protein sequence MKKYLFGILISVNCIFLQGQAPVTLGLDHNPILQNRSSKGTLLKNDIQVDTISLPFIDDFSYYATSNYPDPSLWMDRKVFINNNYPVLPRSNGVATFDALDENGQLYNNKGTSFRADTLTSGPIDLGGSDMLNVYLSFFYQPQGIGDAPEEGDSLILQFKSSSERWENVWRIPGTKNHPFKQVLIPVIGTDYLYKGFQFRFVNIVSLNQDKFNEGKKGNADLWHIDYVRLDKNRNINDTTMLDVAMVAPMKSLIKGYQAIPWTHYPVAFSYLLESQIDITYRNNHHLGYLVTRVFESTDLYTSQVTPIGNAGAENIREGQVITYTEEVLDPFITPFTDSALFEIKGYLRTDEYDRKENDTVRFLQVFKNYFARDDGIPESGYGYEGINAQGAAIACRYEMFMPDTLQAVAMYFNPVQDSITRKYRFRIAVWRDDKGRPGEQVYLSSEEYSPEETGKYVLYTLEKPVYIDRYYWIGWQQVTTGFLNVGFDLNYNDKGNLWYNSPGVWQQDSNDGTLMIRPYAGKRSDFSTSSPPVIEKRPESSRLIVYPNPASYYVRIEFESDQPISISEYNVEIFGATGQLRYRSALTQNQVDISQLEQGMYVLRLIHRKTGYVRKQSFLIVR
- a CDS encoding YraN family protein, coding for MAEHNETGKKGEDIATVYLTENGYRILERNWRYQHLEIDIIAAKGNELVIAEVKCRTGNPVAEPYVSVTRRKQHQLIKAAGMYIQENEMEMEVRFDVISIIIGNQTIIEHIENAFYPIAGK
- a CDS encoding DUF1080 domain-containing protein, giving the protein MKVKSINMGVGALMILFALSSCGGGSSKGTPAEPWEPVTIVTKEVVVPEKDGVPEYTILEKTQYDLKKFAMDKDGYYVLFDGKTFNGWRGYNKDKVPGRWVIDEGAIKFNGTGGGEAQEKDGGDIIFGHKFKNFELSIDWKVAKGANSGIFYLAQEIKGQPIYISSPESQVLDNVNHVDAKMGKDGNRMSTSLYDMIPAKPQNSKPFGEWNNTTITVFKGTVLHAQNGENVVEYHLWTPQWTEMLQASKFSQEKWPLAFELLNNCGGPNREGYIGLQDHGDDVWFRNIRLKILD
- a CDS encoding PASTA domain-containing protein, which produces MNVLRKIINHYIFRNLVILFIICLMVYFGVLVILRHYTHHGEALAVPELRGLTMEEAQKVLSENKMRGQLVDSVYITSAKPGAVVGQDPEPKFKVKENRNVFLTINAITPEKVKMPDVVGISLRQAKSILELQGLNVGEIVYIPDIAKNNVLKQTYKGKEIRKGTEVIKGSEIDLVLGRGLSDERTEVPNLNGFSLSDARDYLTKYYLNFGVILYDESVLTSADSLKAFIYQQRPRADVGSTLQLGSSIDVWLTVDETKSPNYVEKEDGEETK
- a CDS encoding DUF5686 and carboxypeptidase regulatory-like domain-containing protein — encoded protein: MIAHIRKCRYFFVVSLFCSLLGMKLQAQELKGRITDINGNPVEAASLYIKELKQGTSANDNGSYELKMPEGTYTCIFQCLGYETQTHSVIIGKSTVELDIFLKEKAYEIAEVIISNKNEDPAYDIMRRAIAMAPYYLNQVSEYKAEVYLKGSLQVDKISGLVKRLAGDQLKEIKEGNTYLEETYNEIEFTAPNKYRQKVLKKTGNIPNQDENSGSIMELVTVSVYDPKAILPNISPLSSSAFTHYKFRYEGFIEEDNRIINRIKIIPRHKGKQVISGYIYIADSYWNVYRVDVTGQFPIGGDYRVQIYFNEVNDNIWLPVTHRIDFNGSILGNKGVFRYNSSVKYHHVEESTSIKKPDVLLQAEQQRKAVQNSDAYLAEAEITNKAAGKVNKEIREILEKDDLSNREAYKLARLMQKETGTKEKKKESLNLSETYYDDYKVEMDSAANKRDTVPWDMIRPVPLMPNELKSYQEKATLKIPLSNDTLARKNKPAKNIFQTGGKILWGTDIHLGKAGTLGYRGLRSSKLGFNTVDGFYIGLRLPYYKDFGKSPMENRLSITPEVIWAINRKKVMWEVKSDLSYAPLRRGNLSVIVGHKSTDFNGLLGMLPLKNTISSLFFRRNYMKLYDQEFAHVNNRIDIANGLQLDMTLLYSKRRMLENHSDYSFFYQDSREYTSNEPKNNELTLPLTHHTNTSFNLHVNYTPRFFYRIDRANRKRMVRSDFPTFYAGWRKGLKDVLNSDSDFDLLYGGIAQTIETGIMQHFKYVVGAGTFVNRKNIYFPDYVHFRTAEIPIVINQIGDKTFNLLEYYRFSTSDKYLEAHAYFSTPYLMLKYLPFFRDRLWSEGLQVNYLYTPEIKNYMEIGYTIGLIWHVGFFVGFENFEYRSMGVRLTLPIGLFN
- a CDS encoding Gfo/Idh/MocA family oxidoreductase, yielding MKNKVSRRTFIGTSATAAAAFTVIPNHAMGSVLGHQAPSDKLNVAVVGAGGMGNANLKRVKPTENIVALCDVDWKYTDKVFKENPGAKKYWDWRKMYDEMGKSIDAVIVATADHTHAIIAATAMTMGKHVYVQKPLTHSVYESRLLTKLAEKYKVATSMGNQGSSAEGVDLVCEWIQNGEIGEVKKVDTFTDRPIWPQGLNTPKNGMWVPDTLNWDLFTGPAKMRPYHEIYHPWNWRGWWEYGTGALGDMACHIMHPIFKGLKLGYPTKVQGSSTLLLTDCAPTAQAVKFTFPARANMNTKKVKYPEVEVCWYDGGIKPMMPNGWPEGKNMNDSGGAAIFYGTKDTLICGCYGVRPWLLSGRTPNAPKTERRVEKAMEGGHEMDWVRACKENPATRIETKSPFKEAGPFNEMVVMGVLGVRLQALNKELLWDGPNMKFTNIGDSDKFNMVLSDDFKIVDGHPSFNKPSISIDAKPFAEDLIKHTYRDGWSLPAMP
- a CDS encoding GntR family transcriptional regulator — encoded protein: MKIEFKADSSKIQQLIEALIMSISEEQYKTGDFLPSINQISKENSIARDTVFKAYQELKRRGIIDSTASKGYYVKGTVNKVFMLLDTFSPFKDVLYNSVVSNLPKNYTIDLLFHHYNLRVFDSVINDSLGRYNMYVVMNFNNDRISDTLKKIDPGKLLMLDWGKYKAENYAYVCQDFDQAMYDSLESGWSMIRKYKKLVLYFPDSSFHPRSSIRYFKRFCKDHGIHFDIVQRVEENEVEPGTAYLVISQKELVEMVQYCKDKKYKLSRDVGLIGYNDTPVYEIIDKGITVISTDFAQMGKRTADFIKSKQKIQEIVPTQLIVRGTL